The region GCGGCTGCCGCACCGTCGTCAGCGGCGGGCCCACCCAGGAGGCCAGGGGCAGGTCGTCGTAGCCCACGACGGACACGTCCTCGGGGACGCGCAGGCCGAGCTGGTGCGCGGCGCGCAGCACCCCGAGGGCCTGCATGTCGGAGCCCGCGAACACCGCCGTCGGCCGGTCCGGCAGGGACAGCAGCTCCAGGCCCTGCTCGAAGCCCGCCTCGACGTAGAAGTTCCCCTCGCGCACGAGCGCGGGGTCGACGACGGCGCCCGCCTCCTCGTGCGCGGACCGGAACCCGTCGACCCGCGCCCGGCTGCACAGCATCTTCCAGGGGCCGGTGATCATGGCGATGCGGCGGTGGCCCAGCGCGAGCAGGTGTCGCGTGGCCTGGAGCCCGCCGTTCCAGTTGTCGGAGCCCACGGAGGCGACGTCGGCGGGCGGCTCGCCGTCGGTGTCGATCACCACGTAGGGGATGCCGCGCCGGTCGAGCTGCTGGTGCTGGCTCTCCGACAGGTTCGCGGCGACGAGCAGCACGCCCAGCGGCGGCCGCGCGACCGTGGTGTCGAGCCACCGGGCCGGCGGACGGTGCTCGCCGCCCAGCTCGGACAGGATGACGCTGGTCCGCAGCTCGGCGGCGGCGTCCTCCACGCCCCGGATGATCTCCATGGACCACGCGGAACCGAGCCGGTGGAAGACCAGGTCGATCAGGCCCGAGTCCGGCGGCACGGTGGCCGGCCGGCGTCGTCGGTACTGGTGCTTCTCGAGGGCGGCCTCGACGCGGTCGCGGGTCGCGGCGGCGACGTCGGCCCGGCCGTTGAGCACCTTGGAGACCGTGGGCACCGAGAGGCCGAGCTCGCTCGCGATCGACGCGATGGTGGGTCCCGGGCGCGCGCCGGTCATCCTGCCCACCCACCTTTCGATCGCGACGTCGGAACTTTCGAACCGAAGGTACACCGTGGCGGGATCGTGACCTAGCCGGTCGCGGACCGTCCCTTGACGTTCGCCCGGATCTCACCCTACTGTCCCTCACGACAAGAACTATCGGCACTGTCGTCGATAGTTTCGAAAACGTTCCACAAAGAGGTGGGGATGGCAACCGAGCTACGCGGCGCGACAGAGCTACGCGGCAAGGAGACGTGGGGCCTGGCCCTGCGCAAGCACTGGCGCCTCTACACGCTCGCGCTCCTGCCGGTCATCTGGTTCCTGGTCTTCCGCTACCTGCCCATGGCCGGCAACGTCATCGCCTTCCGCCGGTTCCGGCCGGGCGGGTCGATCTTCGGCGAGGAGTGGGTCGGCCTCTACTACATCGAGCGCTTCATCCAGGACCAGGCGTTCTGGCAGGCGTTCCAGAACACGGTGATCATCGGCGCGCTGACGCTCGTGATCGTGTTCCCGCTGCCGATCATCCTGGCGCTCCTGCTCAACGAGCTCCGCTCGCGGGTGTTCAAGCGGTTCGTGCAGACGGTCAGCTACCTGCCGCACTTCATGTCCGTCGTGATCGTCGCCGGCTTCGTCTTCGAGCTGACGTCGCTGGACGGCACGGTGAACCGCCTGGTCAAGCTGTTCGGCGGCGACCCCATCTCGTTCATGCAGCAGGCCGACTGGTTCCGCACCATCTACGTGTCGTCCGAGGTCTGGCAGACCGTGGGCTGGGGCACCATCCTCTACCTCGCCACGCTGACCACCATCGACGCGCAGCTCTACGAGGCGGCCCGTATCGACGGCGCCAACCGCTGGCAGCAGACGTGGCACGTCACGCTGCCCGGCATCCGCCCCACGATGATGGTGCTGCTCATCCTGAACATCGGCCAGTTCATGCAGGTGGGCTTCGAGAAGATCTTCCTGCTCTACAACACGCTGACCCAGCCGACGGCGGACGTGATCTCCACGTACATCTACCGCGTCGGCCTCACCTCCGGGCAGCTGAGCTACGCCACGGCGATCGGCCTGTTCGAGGCCGTGATCGGCCTGGTCCTC is a window of Promicromonospora sukumoe DNA encoding:
- a CDS encoding LacI family DNA-binding transcriptional regulator; this translates as MTGARPGPTIASIASELGLSVPTVSKVLNGRADVAAATRDRVEAALEKHQYRRRRPATVPPDSGLIDLVFHRLGSAWSMEIIRGVEDAAAELRTSVILSELGGEHRPPARWLDTTVARPPLGVLLVAANLSESQHQQLDRRGIPYVVIDTDGEPPADVASVGSDNWNGGLQATRHLLALGHRRIAMITGPWKMLCSRARVDGFRSAHEEAGAVVDPALVREGNFYVEAGFEQGLELLSLPDRPTAVFAGSDMQALGVLRAAHQLGLRVPEDVSVVGYDDLPLASWVGPPLTTVRQPLREMGAAATQILLDIARGRSPKVRRLNLSTELVVRESTAPPA
- a CDS encoding ABC transporter permease, which produces MATELRGATELRGKETWGLALRKHWRLYTLALLPVIWFLVFRYLPMAGNVIAFRRFRPGGSIFGEEWVGLYYIERFIQDQAFWQAFQNTVIIGALTLVIVFPLPIILALLLNELRSRVFKRFVQTVSYLPHFMSVVIVAGFVFELTSLDGTVNRLVKLFGGDPISFMQQADWFRTIYVSSEVWQTVGWGTILYLATLTTIDAQLYEAARIDGANRWQQTWHVTLPGIRPTMMVLLILNIGQFMQVGFEKIFLLYNTLTQPTADVISTYIYRVGLTSGQLSYATAIGLFEAVIGLVLVFSANAISRRVTGSSLW